A single region of the Salvia splendens isolate huo1 chromosome 18, SspV2, whole genome shotgun sequence genome encodes:
- the LOC121777691 gene encoding SNW/SKI-interacting protein A-like — MAALTDILPKAKSAVNSNYDHSNDPWFKSRYSLSEVEEEIVAVRAKPVPPYLKRAGFKPSKPEDFGDGGAFPEIHYAQYPLGMGRSRSKPGSKTLPLTVDERGNLRYDTIVRQDENAKKIVYSQHSDLVPVFAKDDAKEDDMDVDEKQKEIDETTQQTKAALEQIVNVRLSAAQPKNVPNTSTDSKFIKYKPSQQSAAFNSGAKERIIRMVEMPVDPLEPPKFKHKRVPKASGSPPVPVMHSPPRPVTVKDQQDWKIPPCISNWKNPKGYTIPLDKRLAADGRGLQEVQINDNFAKLSEALYVAEQKAREAVAVRSKVQKEMMMKEKEKKENELRVLAQKARSERTCVTSAGGISMPSERTANDGDMSVEYERGRDERIRDERVRDERVRDGPKETREEKEERLGREKIRAERKRERERERRLEAKDASMGKKSKITRDRDRDISEKVALGMANTGARGGEVLYDQRLFNQEKGMDSGFAIDDAYNIYDKGLFTAQSAMTTLYRPSKNDDDEMYGGADEQLDKIKKTERFKVDRAFTGTSERSGPRDRPMEFDKEQPEEDPFGLDQFLTEVKTGKKAIDKIGSGGTLKASAGSMRDGSDGSTRSHIQFNKGGR, encoded by the coding sequence ATGGCGGCGTTGACAGATATTCTGCCGAAGGCGAAATCTGCGGTCAATAGTAACTACGATCACTCTAACGATCCTTGGTTTAAAAGCCGGTATAGTTTATCTGAGGTGGAGGAGGAGATTGTGGCTGTGAGGGCTAAGCCAGTGCCTCCTTATTTGAAACGGGCTGGGTTTAAGCCGTCGAAGCCCGAGGATTTTGGGGATGGAGGGGCGTTTCCGGAGATTCATTATGCGCAGTATCCACTTGGGATGGGGAGGAGTAGGAGTAAGCCTGGTTCCAAGACTTTGCCTCTGACTGTGGACGAGCGTGGGAATTTGAGGTATGATACAATTGTGAGGCAGGACGAGAATGCTAAGAAGATAGTGTATTCGCAGCACTCGGATCTTGTTCCAGTCTTTGCCAAGGATGATGCGAAGGAGGATGACATGGATGTTGATGAGAAGCAGAAGGAGATTGATGAGACAACCCAGCAAACCAAGGCTGCGTTGGAGCAGATTGTTAATGTTAGGCTGAGTGCTGCGCAGCCTAAAAATGTTCCTAATACGTCCACGGATTCTAAGTTCATCAAGTATAAGCCGTCTCAGCAGTCTGCGGCTTTTAACTCAGGTGCTAAAGAGAGAATCATTCGGATGGTGGAGATGCCAGTAGACCCTTTAGAGCCTCCGAAGTTCAAGCACAAGAGGGTTCCGAAAGCTTCAGGCTCTCCACCAGTCCCGGTCATGCATTCTCCGCCTCGACCTGTGACTGTGAAGGACCAGCAGGACTGGAAAATCCCACCTTGCATATCTAACTGGAAGAACCCTAAAGGTTATACAATTCCTCTCGACAAGCGGCTGGCTGCTGATGGTCGTGGGCTGCAGGAGGTTCAGATTAACGATAACTTTGCAAAGTTATCTGAGGCTCTGTACGTTGCAGAACAGAAAGCTAGAGAGGCTGTTGCAGTTCGATCGAAGGTTCAAAAGGAGATGATGATGAAGGAAAAGGAGAAGAAAGAGAATGAGCTACGGGTGTTGGCACAGAAGGCAAGGTCCGAGAGAACTTGTGTTACTTCAGCAGGTGGCATATCAATGCCTTCTGAGAGAACCGCTAATGATGGTGATATGAGTGTGGAATATGAAAGGGGTAGGGATGAGAGAATTAGGGATGAGAGAGTTAGAGATGAAAGGGTTAGAGATGGACCCAAGGAAACAAGAGAAGAGAAAGAGGAAAGATTGGGAAGGGAAAAAATTCGTGCAGAAcggaagagagagagggagagggaaagACGACTAGAGGCAAAAGATGCTTCCATGGGGAAGAAGAGCAAGATCACCCGGGATAGAGACCGTGATATCAGTGAGAAAGTGGCTCTTGGGATGGCCAACACCGGAGCAAGAGGGGGTGAAGTTTTGTATGATCAGAGGCTGTTCAACCAGGAGAAAGGGATGGATTCTGGTTTTGCCATAGACGACGCTTACAACATCTACGACAAGGGCCTGTTTACTGCTCAATCTGCTATGACTACTCTGTACAGACCTAGTAAGAATGACGATGATGAGATGTATGGCGGAGCTGATGAGCAGCTCGATAAGATAAAGAAGACTGAGCGATTCAAGGTTGACAGGGCGTTCACTGGTACATCTGAGAGGTCTGGCCCAAGAGACAGGCCTATGGAGTTTGACAAGGAGCAGCCCGAAGAAGATCCCTTCGGTCTGGACCAGTTCTTGACGGAGGTCAAGACTGGTAAGAAAGCCATCGACAAAATTGGGAGCGGAGGTACCTTGAAGGCAAGTGCTGGATCCATGCGAGATGGGTCAGATGGATCTACTAGGTCCCATATTCAATTCAACAAGGGGGGACGTTGA